The following proteins come from a genomic window of Streptococcus pneumoniae:
- the rpe gene encoding ribulose-phosphate 3-epimerase, translating to MSQYKIAPSILAADYANFEREIKRLEATGAEYAHIDIMDGHFVPQISFGAGVVEALRPHSKMVFDCHLMVSNPEHHLEDFVRAGADIISIHVEATPHIHGALQKIRSLGVKPSVVINPGTPVEAIKHVLHLVDQVLVMTVNPGFGGQAFLPETMDKVRELVALRDEKGLNFEIEVDGGIDDQTIAQSKEAGATVFVAGSYVFKGDVNERVQTLRKQLD from the coding sequence ATGTCTCAATACAAGATTGCTCCGTCAATTCTGGCAGCAGATTATGCCAACTTTGAACGTGAAATTAAACGCCTAGAAGCAACTGGGGCAGAGTATGCCCATATCGATATTATGGATGGTCATTTTGTGCCGCAAATCAGTTTTGGTGCGGGTGTGGTCGAAGCTCTTCGTCCTCATAGTAAGATGGTTTTCGACTGCCACTTGATGGTGTCAAACCCTGAGCATCATTTAGAGGACTTTGTGCGTGCAGGTGCGGATATTATTAGTATCCATGTGGAAGCAACGCCTCATATTCATGGTGCCCTCCAAAAGATTCGTTCACTCGGTGTCAAGCCATCAGTTGTTATCAATCCTGGTACACCAGTTGAAGCGATTAAGCATGTGCTTCATCTAGTTGACCAAGTCCTAGTCATGACAGTTAACCCTGGATTTGGTGGTCAAGCCTTTCTGCCAGAAACCATGGATAAGGTTCGTGAGCTGGTTGCCCTTCGTGATGAAAAAGGTTTGAACTTTGAGATTGAAGTGGATGGTGGGATTGATGACCAAACTATTGCTCAATCCAAAGAAGCTGGTGCGACCGTTTTTGTAGCAGGTTCCTATGTCTTTAAGGGAGATGTCAATGAGCGAGTACAAACTCTCAGAAAACAACTGGACTAG
- the pflA gene encoding pyruvate formate-lyase-activating protein, giving the protein MSEETIDYGQVTGMVHSTESFGSVDGPGIRFIVFLQGCHMRCQYCHNPDTWAMESNKSRERTVDDVLTEALRYRGFWGNKGGITVSGGEALLQIDFLIALFTKAKEQGIHCTLDTCALPFRNKPRYLEKFDKLMAVTDLVLLDIKEINEEQHKIVTSQTNKNILACAQYLSDIGKPVWIRHVLVPGLTDRDDDLIELGKFVKTLKNVDKFEILPYHTMGEFKWRELGIPYSLEGVKPPTADRVKNAKKLMDTESYQDYMKRVHG; this is encoded by the coding sequence ATGTCTGAAGAAACAATTGATTATGGACAAGTGACAGGAATGGTGCATTCGACAGAAAGCTTTGGGTCAGTAGATGGGCCTGGTATTCGCTTTATTGTCTTTTTGCAGGGCTGTCACATGCGTTGCCAGTATTGCCACAACCCAGACACTTGGGCTATGGAGTCCAATAAGTCACGTGAACGGACGGTAGATGATGTCTTGACAGAGGCCTTGCGCTACCGTGGTTTCTGGGGAAATAAGGGTGGGATTACAGTCAGTGGAGGAGAAGCTCTCTTGCAGATTGATTTCCTGATTGCTCTCTTCACCAAGGCTAAGGAACAAGGAATCCACTGTACCTTGGATACCTGTGCTCTTCCTTTCCGTAATAAACCACGTTACCTTGAGAAGTTTGACAAACTCATGGCTGTCACTGACTTGGTTCTTTTGGATATCAAGGAAATCAACGAAGAACAGCACAAGATTGTCACTAGCCAAACTAATAAAAATATCTTGGCTTGTGCCCAGTATCTATCAGATATTGGAAAACCTGTCTGGATTCGCCACGTGCTAGTTCCAGGATTGACAGACAGAGATGATGACTTGATTGAACTTGGTAAGTTCGTCAAGACCCTCAAAAATGTTGATAAGTTTGAAATTCTACCTTATCACACCATGGGTGAGTTCAAGTGGCGTGAACTTGGAATTCCATATTCCCTCGAAGGAGTCAAACCACCAACAGCAGATCGCGTCAAGAACGCTAAAAAACTCATGGATACCGAAAGTTATCAAGATTATATGAAACGTGTACATGGATAG
- the rmuC gene encoding DNA recombination protein RmuC — MESLLILLLIANLAGLFLIWQRQDRQEKHLSKSLEDQADHLSDQLDYRFDQARQASQLDQKDLEVVVSDRLQEVRIELHQGLTQVRQEMTDNLLQTRDKTDQRLQALQESNEQRLEQMRQTVEEKLEKTLQTRLQASFETVSKQLESVNRGLGEMQTVARDVGALNKVLSGTKTRGILGELQLGQIIEDIMTPAQYEREYATVENSSERVEYAIKLPGQGDQEYVYLPIDSKFPLADYYRLEEAYETGDKDEIERCRKSLLASVKRFARDIRNKYIAPPRTTNFGILFVPTEGLYSEIVRNPVFFDDLRREEQIIVAGPSTLSALLNSLSVGFKTLNIQKSADHISKTLASVKTEFGKFGGILVKAQKHLQHASGNIDELLNRRTIAIERTLRHIELSEGEPALDLLHFQENEEEYED, encoded by the coding sequence ATGGAAAGTTTACTTATTCTATTATTAATTGCCAATCTAGCTGGTCTCTTTCTGATTTGGCAAAGGCAGGATAGGCAGGAGAAACACTTAAGTAAGAGCTTGGAGGATCAGGCAGATCATTTGTCAGACCAGTTGGATTACCGCTTTGACCAAGCCAGACAAGCCAGCCAGTTAGACCAAAAAGATTTGGAAGTGGTTGTCAGCGACCGTTTGCAAGAAGTGCGGATTGAATTGCACCAAGGTCTGACCCAAGTCCGTCAAGAAATGACAGATAATCTCCTCCAAACTAGAGACAAGACAGACCAACGTCTCCAAGCCTTGCAGGAATCAAATGAGCAACGTTTGGAACAAATGCGCCAGACGGTCGAGGAAAAACTAGAAAAGACCTTGCAGACACGCTTACAGGCTTCCTTTGAGACAGTTTCTAAACAACTGGAGTCTGTCAATCGTGGCCTTGGAGAAATGCAGACAGTTGCCCGTGATGTCGGAGCTCTTAACAAGGTTCTCTCTGGAACCAAGACGCGAGGGATTCTGGGAGAATTGCAACTGGGGCAAATTATTGAAGACATCATGACACCTGCCCAGTACGAACGAGAATACGCAACGGTTGAAAACTCTAGTGAACGAGTGGAGTATGCCATCAAGTTACCCGGACAAGGCGACCAAGAATACGTCTATCTGCCAATTGACTCTAAGTTTCCACTGGCAGATTATTACCGCTTGGAAGAAGCCTATGAGACAGGTGACAAGGATGAGATTGAACGCTGTCGTAAGTCACTCCTAGCAAGCGTCAAGCGCTTTGCTAGGGATATTAGGAACAAGTACATAGCACCACCTCGGACAACCAACTTTGGAATCTTGTTTGTTCCGACAGAAGGTCTTTATTCAGAGATTGTGCGCAATCCGGTCTTCTTTGATGATTTGAGACGGGAAGAACAGATTATTGTTGCAGGACCAAGTACCCTATCAGCCCTTCTTAACTCTCTATCAGTTGGTTTCAAGACCCTTAATATCCAAAAGAGTGCCGACCATATCAGCAAGACTCTTGCCAGTGTCAAGACCGAGTTTGGCAAGTTTGGTGGTATTCTGGTCAAGGCACAAAAACATCTCCAACATGCCTCTGGCAATATTGATGAATTATTAAACCGTCGTACCATAGCTATCGAGCGGACGCTCCGTCACATTGAGTTGTCAGAAGGTGAGCCTGCGCTTGATCTACTCCATTTTCAAGAAAATGAGGAAGAATATGAAGATTAG
- a CDS encoding 3'-5' exoribonuclease YhaM family protein codes for MKISHMKKDELFEGFYLIKSADLRQTRAGKNYLAFTFQDDSGEIDGKLWDAQPHNIEAFTAGKVVHMKGRREVYNNTPQVNQITLRLPQAGEPNDPADFKVKSPVDVKEIRDYMSQMIFKIENPVWQRIVRNLYTKYDKEFYSYPAAKTNHHAFETGLAYHTATMVRLADAISEVYPQLNKSLLYAGIMLHDLAKVIELTGPDQTEYTVRGNLLGHIALIDSEITKTVMELGIDDTKEEVVLLRHVILSHHGLLEYGSPVRPRIMEAEIIHMIDNLDASMMMMSTALALVDKGEMTNKIFAMDNRSFYKPDLD; via the coding sequence ATGAAGATTAGTCACATGAAAAAAGATGAGCTATTTGAAGGCTTTTACCTAATCAAATCAGCTGACCTGAGGCAAACTCGAGCTGGGAAAAACTACCTAGCCTTTACCTTCCAAGATGATAGTGGCGAGATTGATGGGAAGCTCTGGGATGCCCAACCTCATAACATTGAGGCCTTTACCGCAGGTAAGGTTGTCCACATGAAAGGACGCCGAGAAGTTTATAACAATACCCCTCAAGTCAATCAAATTACTCTCCGCCTGCCTCAAGCTGGTGAACCCAATGACCCAGCCGATTTCAAGGTCAAGTCACCAGTTGATGTCAAGGAAATTCGTGACTACATGTCGCAAATGATTTTCAAAATTGAAAATCCTGTCTGGCAACGGATTGTCCGAAATCTCTACACCAAGTATGATAAGGAATTCTACTCCTATCCAGCTGCCAAGACCAACCACCATGCCTTTGAAACGGGGTTGGCTTATCATACGGCGACCATGGTACGTTTGGCAGACGCTATTAGCGAAGTTTATCCTCAGCTCAATAAGAGCCTGCTCTATGCGGGGATTATGCTGCATGACTTAGCTAAGGTTATCGAGTTGACGGGGCCAGACCAGACAGAGTACACAGTGCGAGGTAATCTTCTTGGACATATCGCTCTCATTGATAGCGAAATTACCAAGACAGTTATGGAACTCGGCATCGATGATACCAAGGAAGAAGTCGTTTTGCTTCGTCATGTCATCCTCAGTCACCACGGCTTGCTTGAATATGGAAGTCCAGTCCGTCCACGTATTATGGAGGCAGAGATTATCCATATGATTGACAATCTGGATGCAAGCATGATGATGATGTCAACAGCTCTGGCTTTGGTGGATAAAGGAGAGATGACCAATAAAATCTTCGCTATGGATAATCGTTCCTTCTATAAACCAGATTTAGATTGA
- the rsgA gene encoding ribosome small subunit-dependent GTPase A: MQGQIIKALAGFYYVESDGQVYQTRARGNFRKKGHTPYVGDWVDFSAEENSEGYILKIHERKNSLVRPPIVNIDQAVVIMSVKEPDFNSNLLDRFLVLLEHKGIHPIVYISKMDLLEDGGELDFYQQTYGDIGYDFVTSKEELLPLLTGKVTVFMGQTGVGKSTLLNKIAPDLNLETGEISDSLGRGRHTTRAVSFYNLNGGKIADTPGFSSLDYEVSTAEDLNQAFPEIATVSRDCKFRTCTHTHEPSCAVKPAVEEGTIAPFRFDNYLQFLSEIENRRETYKKVSKKIPK; encoded by the coding sequence TTGCAGGGACAAATCATTAAAGCCTTGGCTGGGTTCTACTATGTAGAGAGTGATGGCCAAGTCTATCAAACACGCGCGCGTGGGAATTTCCGTAAAAAAGGGCATACCCCTTACGTTGGGGACTGGGTAGATTTCTCTGCCGAGGAAAATTCAGAAGGCTATATTCTCAAGATTCACGAACGGAAAAACAGTCTGGTCCGTCCGCCTATTGTCAATATCGACCAAGCTGTAGTAATCATGTCTGTCAAGGAACCTGATTTTAACAGCAATTTGCTGGATCGTTTCTTGGTTCTTTTGGAGCATAAGGGTATTCATCCCATCGTCTATATTTCTAAAATGGATTTGTTGGAAGACGGGGGAGAACTGGATTTTTACCAGCAGACCTATGGTGACATCGGATATGACTTTGTGACCAGTAAAGAGGAACTCCTGCCTTTGTTAACAGGCAAGGTTACGGTCTTTATGGGGCAGACGGGTGTTGGGAAATCAACTCTTCTCAATAAAATCGCACCAGATCTTAATCTTGAAACGGGAGAAATTTCAGACAGTCTGGGTCGCGGGCGTCATACCACTCGAGCTGTTAGTTTTTACAACCTCAATGGGGGTAAAATCGCAGACACACCAGGCTTTTCATCACTGGATTATGAAGTATCAACGGCTGAAGACCTCAATCAGGCCTTTCCAGAGATTGCCACTGTCAGTCGAGACTGCAAATTCCGTACTTGTACCCATACCCATGAGCCGTCCTGTGCTGTCAAGCCAGCAGTTGAAGAAGGTACCATTGCACCCTTCCGTTTTGACAACTACCTGCAATTCCTCAGCGAAATTGAAAATCGCAGAGAAACCTATAAAAAAGTCAGCAAAAAAATTCCAAAATAA
- a CDS encoding thiamine diphosphokinase, which produces MSEYKLSENNWTRVAVFAGGDRGHYRTDFDGFVGVDRGSLWILEEDLPLALAVGDFDSVTEEERQVIQKRAQYFVQARPEKDDTDLELALLTIFKQNPQAQVTIFGALGGRIDHMLANVFLPSNPKLAPYMHQIEIEDGQNLITYCPEGISQLEPRSDYDYLAFMPVRDSQLTILGAKYELTEENFFFKKVYASNEYIDREVSVTCPDGYVVVLHSKDRR; this is translated from the coding sequence ATGAGCGAGTACAAACTCTCAGAAAACAACTGGACTAGGGTTGCCGTTTTTGCAGGCGGAGACCGCGGTCATTATCGGACGGACTTTGATGGTTTTGTTGGTGTGGATCGAGGCTCGCTCTGGATCTTGGAAGAAGATTTGCCTCTTGCTCTAGCAGTCGGAGATTTTGATTCTGTGACGGAAGAAGAGCGACAGGTGATTCAAAAACGTGCCCAGTATTTTGTCCAAGCCCGGCCAGAAAAAGATGATACTGATTTGGAATTGGCTCTCTTGACCATCTTTAAGCAAAATCCTCAGGCTCAGGTTACTATTTTCGGTGCCTTGGGTGGCCGTATTGACCATATGTTGGCCAATGTCTTTCTGCCTAGCAATCCTAAGTTGGCACCCTATATGCATCAAATAGAAATTGAGGATGGGCAAAACTTGATTACTTATTGTCCAGAAGGAATCAGTCAGCTAGAACCTCGTTCAGACTACGACTATCTAGCCTTTATGCCAGTTCGGGATAGCCAGCTGACTATTCTTGGAGCCAAGTATGAGTTGACAGAGGAAAATTTTTTCTTTAAAAAAGTGTACGCTTCTAACGAATATATAGATAGGGAAGTGTCGGTAACTTGCCCAGATGGTTATGTGGTCGTACTGCATAGCAAGGACAGGAGGTAG
- a CDS encoding diaminopimelate decarboxylase, with translation MKTPFINREELEAIVAEFPTPFHLYDEKGIREKARAVNQAFSWNKGFKEYFAVKATPTPAILKILQEEGCGVDCSSYVELLMSHKLDFLGSEIMFSSNNTPDKEYAYARELGATINLDAFEDIEHLERVAGIPEIISCRYNPGGVFELGTDIMDNPGEAKFGMTKDQLFEAFAILKEKGAKTFGIHSFLASNTVTHLYYPELARQLFELAVEIKEKLGISLDFINLSGGIGVNYRPDQEPNDIALIGEGVRKVYEEVLTSAGLGQVKIFTELGRFMLAPHGALVTRVTHKKETYRTYLGVDASAVNLMRPAMYGAYHHISNVTHPDGPAEAVDVVGSLCENNDKFAVNRELPHTEIGDLLVIHDTGAHGFSMGYQYNAKLRSAEILYTEEGKARQIRRAERPEDYFATLYGFDFEE, from the coding sequence ATGAAAACACCATTTATCAATAGAGAAGAGTTAGAAGCGATTGTTGCCGAGTTCCCGACTCCCTTTCACTTGTATGATGAGAAGGGGATTCGTGAGAAGGCAAGAGCCGTCAACCAAGCTTTTTCGTGGAACAAGGGCTTTAAGGAATATTTTGCAGTTAAGGCTACTCCAACTCCAGCTATTTTGAAAATTCTCCAAGAAGAAGGTTGTGGTGTGGACTGCTCTAGTTATGTAGAGCTTTTGATGAGCCATAAACTGGACTTTCTGGGTTCTGAGATTATGTTCTCTTCCAACAACACGCCAGACAAGGAATACGCCTATGCACGTGAATTGGGTGCGACCATTAACTTGGATGCCTTTGAAGATATTGAACATCTGGAGAGAGTAGCAGGCATTCCAGAAATCATCTCTTGTCGTTATAATCCTGGAGGCGTTTTTGAACTGGGGACAGACATTATGGACAATCCTGGGGAGGCTAAGTTTGGCATGACCAAGGACCAGCTCTTTGAAGCCTTTGCTATCTTGAAGGAAAAAGGAGCCAAGACTTTTGGGATTCACTCCTTCCTAGCGTCCAATACCGTGACCCATCTCTATTATCCAGAGTTGGCTCGTCAGCTCTTTGAACTGGCTGTTGAAATCAAGGAAAAGTTGGGCATTTCGCTAGACTTTATCAATCTTTCTGGCGGTATTGGTGTTAATTATCGTCCAGACCAGGAGCCGAACGATATCGCCTTGATTGGTGAGGGAGTTCGTAAGGTGTATGAAGAAGTTCTTACGTCAGCAGGTCTTGGTCAGGTCAAGATTTTCACCGAATTGGGTCGTTTTATGCTGGCACCTCACGGTGCTCTAGTCACAAGAGTGACTCATAAGAAGGAAACCTACCGTACCTATCTAGGTGTGGATGCCTCAGCAGTCAACCTCATGCGTCCAGCTATGTACGGAGCTTACCATCATATTAGCAACGTGACCCATCCAGATGGACCAGCTGAAGCGGTAGATGTGGTTGGTTCACTCTGTGAAAACAATGATAAATTTGCAGTCAATCGCGAACTGCCTCATACAGAAATCGGTGATTTGCTGGTAATTCATGATACAGGTGCCCACGGATTTTCAATGGGCTACCAGTATAATGCCAAATTACGTTCTGCGGAAATCCTCTATACCGAAGAAGGTAAAGCCCGTCAAATCCGCCGTGCAGAGCGCCCTGAGGACTATTTTGCAACCTTATATGGCTTCGATTTTGAAGAATAA